Proteins encoded in a region of the Ktedonobacteraceae bacterium genome:
- a CDS encoding acyl-CoA dehydrogenase family protein: MSTTMKPTEAGTAFLTSPVSESADRIFTLEQRDEEQRWIEESAATFVAREVMPRIEAIDHQEPGLMPSLLKKAGEQGLLSIDVPEAYGGVELGLLASALVGSQLREGSFSTAIGAHTTIGTLPIVFYGTEEQKQRYLPKLATGEWIAAYALTEPGVGSDAMHLSTRAELSEDGKYYILNGTKQWISNAGFADVMIAFARIGNERPSAFIVETSWPGVSTGAEERKMGIKGSSTRQVYFENAKVPVENLLGEIHKGYKIAFNILNIGRLKLGAGAIGGARAALGLAAAYTTERKAFGKFISEFGMIKEKLARVAAQTYAGESEVFRTAANIENARRSAGDSTEAAFKAIEEYAIEASIAKVHGSEVLAFAVDEGVQIFGGYGFMQEYPIEKAYRDARIQRIYEGTNEINRLVAAGTLFRRVLAGKIPLMALYPAIEARITSGQPLNSAGEDIPAELRDAVNALERAKDATIYLGMKVAMKYMQALEQEEEFIEYLANLLIDLYATDSALARATQAVRRGDANSDTHVKLAQLATWLAFTRIRTNLDQVIMTNLDEEQAQQELTRVRAYVGDYVLNGVKLQREIADLVVQKQGYPL; encoded by the coding sequence ATGTCAACAACCATGAAACCAACCGAGGCGGGGACCGCCTTTCTGACCTCGCCGGTAAGCGAGAGCGCGGACAGAATCTTTACGCTGGAGCAGCGCGACGAGGAGCAGCGCTGGATAGAAGAATCCGCCGCGACCTTCGTAGCGCGCGAAGTGATGCCAAGGATCGAGGCCATTGACCACCAGGAACCGGGCCTGATGCCCAGTCTGCTGAAGAAGGCGGGTGAGCAGGGCCTGCTGAGCATCGATGTGCCCGAAGCCTATGGTGGTGTAGAACTCGGACTGCTGGCCAGCGCGCTGGTCGGCTCGCAACTGCGCGAAGGTTCGTTCAGCACAGCCATCGGCGCGCATACGACCATCGGCACACTGCCCATCGTCTTCTATGGCACAGAGGAACAGAAGCAGCGGTATTTGCCGAAACTGGCTACGGGAGAATGGATTGCCGCCTATGCGCTAACCGAGCCGGGTGTCGGTTCCGACGCCATGCACCTCTCCACGCGGGCGGAGCTTTCCGAGGACGGTAAATATTACATCCTCAACGGCACCAAACAGTGGATCTCCAACGCCGGTTTCGCCGACGTGATGATTGCGTTCGCGCGCATCGGCAATGAGCGCCCCTCGGCTTTCATCGTCGAGACGAGCTGGCCGGGCGTCTCTACCGGGGCCGAAGAGCGTAAGATGGGCATCAAAGGCTCATCCACGCGCCAGGTCTACTTTGAGAACGCGAAGGTACCGGTAGAAAACCTGCTAGGCGAGATTCACAAGGGCTACAAGATCGCCTTCAACATCCTCAACATCGGGCGTTTGAAACTGGGAGCCGGGGCCATCGGCGGTGCGCGCGCCGCATTAGGTCTGGCCGCGGCTTATACGACCGAGCGCAAGGCCTTCGGCAAGTTCATCTCGGAATTTGGCATGATTAAGGAGAAGCTGGCGCGCGTGGCGGCACAGACCTACGCGGGCGAGAGCGAAGTCTTCCGCACGGCAGCCAACATCGAAAACGCACGCCGCAGCGCCGGTGACAGCACCGAGGCAGCCTTCAAAGCTATCGAAGAATATGCAATCGAGGCCTCGATTGCCAAGGTACATGGCAGCGAAGTGCTGGCTTTCGCCGTCGACGAGGGCGTGCAGATCTTCGGTGGCTACGGCTTCATGCAGGAATATCCCATCGAGAAGGCCTACCGTGACGCCCGTATCCAGCGCATCTACGAAGGCACCAACGAGATCAACCGCCTGGTGGCCGCCGGAACATTGTTCCGCCGCGTGCTGGCCGGCAAAATTCCCCTGATGGCGCTCTATCCAGCTATTGAGGCGCGCATTACATCGGGCCAGCCGCTCAATAGCGCAGGCGAGGATATTCCTGCCGAACTGCGCGATGCCGTCAACGCTCTCGAACGCGCCAAGGACGCCACCATTTACCTGGGCATGAAGGTTGCCATGAAGTACATGCAGGCGCTCGAGCAGGAAGAAGAGTTCATCGAATACCTGGCGAATCTGTTGATCGACCTGTATGCCACCGATAGCGCCCTGGCTCGCGCTACGCAGGCCGTGCGCCGCGGCGATGCCAACAGCGACACCCATGTGAAGCTGGCACAACTCGCCACCTGGCTGGCTTTCACGCGCATCCGCACCAACCTCGACCAGGTCATCATGACGAACCTGGATGAAGAGCAGGCGCAGCAAGAACTGACGCGCGTGCGAGCCTACGTTGGCGACTACGTGCTCAATGGTGTGAAATTGCAGCGCGAAATCGCGGACCTGGTAGTACAGAAGCAGGGGTATCCCTTATAG
- a CDS encoding MaoC/PaaZ C-terminal domain-containing protein, with amino-acid sequence MQVGDTTAWERTFTEDDVLQFGRLTGDQGIHHVERDEQGRLLVQGLLTASLPTKLGGDMNYIAREMSFEFLRPVFTGDTIRCEVVISHLEKVESRVNMVADGICRNQHGKEVLRFHTRGIIRGS; translated from the coding sequence ATGCAAGTCGGAGACACTACCGCGTGGGAACGCACCTTCACCGAAGACGATGTCCTCCAGTTTGGCCGCTTGACCGGCGACCAGGGCATCCATCACGTGGAACGCGATGAGCAGGGAAGGCTGCTGGTGCAGGGACTGTTAACGGCCTCGCTGCCCACAAAATTAGGCGGCGATATGAACTACATTGCGCGCGAGATGAGCTTCGAGTTCCTGCGCCCCGTATTCACAGGTGATACAATTCGCTGTGAAGTGGTCATATCGCATCTCGAAAAGGTAGAGAGCCGCGTCAATATGGTAGCTGACGGCATATGTCGCAATCAGCACGGCAAAGAGGTGCTGAGGTTTCACACGCGGGGTATTATTCGCGGCAGCTGA
- a CDS encoding SRPBCC family protein: MVVSVCPADIVAAPVEVAWELLNQPAHYGEWVDARVERVEPEGPATPGQRIYMTSPAFGKRWNVNAEVKAINPARHQVQIDVMLPLGLIDHATITCTAIDATSCRVQFG, encoded by the coding sequence ATGGTCGTCAGCGTTTGTCCGGCAGATATCGTCGCCGCCCCGGTTGAGGTTGCCTGGGAATTGCTCAACCAGCCTGCTCACTATGGCGAATGGGTTGATGCCCGTGTTGAACGTGTGGAACCCGAAGGGCCGGCTACCCCCGGCCAGCGCATTTATATGACCAGTCCCGCTTTTGGCAAACGCTGGAATGTGAATGCTGAGGTCAAAGCGATTAACCCGGCCAGGCACCAGGTACAGATCGATGTAATGCTTCCCCTGGGACTTATCGATCATGCCACCATCACCTGCACAGCCATCGATGCCACATCGTGCCGCGTGCAATTTGGCTGA
- a CDS encoding thiolase family protein: MAEAVIVSAVRTPIGRANKGALKDVRADDLAAIAVRGALERVPKLDRSLIEDVIIGCAFPEGEQGMNVARLVGALAGLPETAAGVTVNRFCASSLQAFNMAAQNIMLGYGDAYVAGGIESMSRVPMGGFNPSFNPRLVKPRDGEEEKMPYPPCELEYGYSSYIPMGITAENLAREYHISREAQDAFALRSHRRAIAATDNGIFKREIVPVRLPDGRLMEIDEGPRRDTSLEKLASLEPAFIKGGTVTAGNSSPLNDGASAVILMSAEKARELGIQPLARVITMAVAGVRPDIMGIGPVPAMKKALQRAGMQLSDIDIIELNEAFAAQSLAVVQAMGIDEEKLNPHGGAIALGHPLGCSGARLIATLVNDLQTEDKTTGLATLCVGGGQGVATIIERIA, from the coding sequence ATGGCAGAAGCAGTTATTGTCAGCGCGGTACGCACACCAATCGGACGCGCAAACAAGGGCGCACTCAAGGATGTGCGCGCGGATGATCTTGCAGCCATCGCCGTCAGGGGCGCGCTTGAGCGCGTTCCAAAGCTTGATCGTTCATTGATAGAAGACGTGATTATTGGCTGCGCCTTTCCAGAGGGCGAGCAGGGCATGAACGTGGCACGCCTGGTAGGGGCGCTGGCCGGCCTGCCGGAGACGGCCGCGGGTGTCACAGTCAACCGTTTCTGTGCCTCCAGCCTGCAGGCGTTCAACATGGCCGCGCAGAATATTATGCTCGGCTATGGCGATGCCTACGTCGCGGGCGGCATTGAAAGCATGTCGCGCGTGCCTATGGGCGGATTCAATCCCAGCTTCAATCCGCGCCTGGTCAAGCCGCGCGACGGTGAAGAGGAAAAGATGCCCTATCCTCCCTGCGAACTGGAATATGGCTATTCCAGCTACATTCCGATGGGCATAACAGCTGAAAATCTGGCGCGCGAGTACCACATCAGCCGCGAGGCTCAGGATGCATTCGCGCTGCGCAGCCATCGTCGAGCCATTGCGGCCACCGATAACGGTATCTTCAAACGCGAGATCGTCCCTGTACGCTTGCCCGATGGCAGGCTGATGGAGATCGACGAGGGGCCGCGCCGCGACACTTCGCTTGAGAAGCTGGCCAGCCTCGAACCCGCCTTCATCAAGGGTGGCACAGTTACCGCCGGCAATTCCAGCCCGCTCAACGATGGCGCCTCCGCGGTTATATTGATGTCGGCTGAGAAGGCGCGAGAGCTGGGCATCCAGCCGCTGGCGCGCGTGATTACAATGGCCGTTGCCGGTGTGCGACCGGATATCATGGGCATCGGCCCCGTTCCGGCGATGAAGAAGGCGTTGCAGCGCGCTGGCATGCAATTGAGCGATATCGATATCATCGAACTCAACGAGGCGTTCGCAGCGCAGTCGCTGGCCGTGGTGCAGGCGATGGGCATCGACGAGGAGAAGTTGAACCCCCATGGCGGCGCGATTGCGCTTGGTCACCCCCTGGGATGCTCCGGCGCGCGCCTGATCGCCACGCTGGTCAATGATTTGCAGACCGAGGATAAGACGACCGGGCTGGCCACGCTCTGCGTTGGCGGTGGTCAGGGCGTAGCGACCATCATTGAAAGGATAGCGTAG